The Paeniglutamicibacter sulfureus genome includes a region encoding these proteins:
- the trmD gene encoding tRNA (guanosine(37)-N1)-methyltransferase TrmD has protein sequence MRIDVVSIFPEYLAALDLSLIGKARREKVLDLNVHDLRDHTHDRHRTVDDTPYGGGAGMVMKPEPWGAVLDRIATESPLSATSGNKPILVVPSPAGAVFNQAMAYELAEAEHLAFACGRYEGIDERVLEHAAEAFDVRPVSIGDYVLNGGEVAVLAMVEAIGRLIPGVIGNPESLVEESHSDGLLEYPVYTKPGTWEGREVPEVLLSGNHGKIARFRRNKQLERTASRRPDLIVQLDPSTLNRHDRDTLWHSGFAISEGKIIPKDELA, from the coding sequence ATGCGCATTGACGTTGTCTCGATTTTCCCGGAGTACCTCGCTGCCCTGGACCTGTCGCTGATCGGCAAGGCCAGGCGGGAAAAGGTGCTGGATTTGAACGTGCACGATCTGCGCGACCACACCCACGATCGCCACCGCACCGTGGACGACACCCCCTACGGCGGCGGTGCCGGCATGGTTATGAAGCCTGAACCCTGGGGCGCGGTCCTGGACAGGATCGCCACCGAGTCCCCGCTTTCCGCAACCTCCGGGAACAAGCCCATCTTGGTCGTCCCCTCGCCGGCCGGCGCGGTCTTCAACCAGGCCATGGCCTACGAGCTGGCCGAAGCCGAGCACCTGGCCTTTGCCTGCGGCCGATACGAGGGCATCGACGAGCGGGTCCTGGAACACGCCGCAGAGGCGTTCGACGTCCGCCCGGTTTCGATCGGTGACTACGTGCTCAACGGGGGAGAGGTGGCGGTCCTGGCCATGGTGGAGGCCATTGGCCGGCTGATTCCCGGCGTCATTGGAAACCCGGAGTCGCTGGTCGAGGAGTCGCACTCCGACGGATTGCTGGAGTACCCCGTGTACACCAAGCCCGGAACCTGGGAGGGCCGGGAGGTCCCCGAGGTGCTGCTCTCCGGCAACCACGGCAAGATCGCCCGCTTCCGCCGCAACAAGCAGCTTGAGCGCACCGCGTCCCGCCGCCCCGACTTGATCGTGCAGCTGGATCCCTCCACGCTGAACCGGCACGACCGCGACACCCTGTGGCACAGCGGCTTTGCCATATCCG
- the rimM gene encoding ribosome maturation factor RimM (Essential for efficient processing of 16S rRNA) encodes MRLQVARIGKPHGIRGEVTVQVLTDAPEDRFAPGAVFEVEHPTVKKLTVEGARWNKEILLLAFEELLDRNTAETMRGAKLFIDTDEVEDDSEGWYEHELVDLEARVGEKVVGKVTALRTGNVQDLLVVESTEGDEIYVPFVESIVPEVNIAGGYILMTPPAGLFDINREDVADTNAPAEEA; translated from the coding sequence ATGCGCCTCCAGGTCGCCCGCATTGGCAAGCCGCACGGTATCCGCGGAGAGGTGACGGTGCAGGTCCTCACCGACGCACCCGAAGATCGTTTTGCCCCGGGTGCCGTCTTCGAGGTCGAGCACCCCACCGTCAAGAAGCTCACCGTCGAGGGTGCCCGCTGGAACAAGGAAATCCTGTTGCTGGCCTTCGAGGAGCTGCTTGACCGCAACACCGCGGAAACGATGCGTGGAGCCAAGCTGTTCATCGACACCGACGAGGTCGAGGACGATTCCGAGGGCTGGTACGAGCACGAGCTCGTGGACCTGGAAGCCCGCGTGGGGGAGAAGGTCGTCGGCAAGGTCACCGCGCTGCGCACCGGCAATGTCCAGGATTTGCTGGTTGTCGAATCCACCGAAGGCGACGAGATCTACGTCCCGTTCGTGGAGAGCATCGTGCCCGAGGTCAACATCGCCGGCGGCTACATCCTGATGACCCCGCCTGCCGGCCTGTTCGACATCAATCGCGAAGACGTCGCTGACACCAACGCACCGGCAGAGGAAGCCTAG
- a CDS encoding RNA-binding protein → MLVDALDHLVRGIVDTPEDVQVALKGNRRGDILEVRVHPEDLGRVIGRQGRTAKALRTVVAALAEEPIRVDVVDTDRRR, encoded by the coding sequence GTGCTCGTTGATGCGCTGGATCACCTGGTACGTGGCATCGTAGACACCCCGGAAGACGTACAGGTTGCGTTGAAGGGGAATCGTCGCGGTGACATTCTCGAGGTGCGTGTGCACCCCGAGGATCTCGGTCGGGTCATTGGCCGTCAAGGTCGCACCGCCAAGGCGCTGCGCACCGTGGTAGCCGCTCTGGCGGAGGAACCGATTCGTGTTGACGTAGTCGACACGGACCGTCGCCGGTAG
- the rpsP gene encoding 30S ribosomal protein S16, with translation MAVKIRLKRFGKIRAPYYRIVVMDARSKRDGRAIEEIGKYHPTEEPSFIEVKSDRAQYWLSVGAQPTEQVAAILKITGDWQKFKGIEGQEGTLRVKEAKPAFVVPEKGSVILPEAITKKAEKPAAGAEVEAEATEAE, from the coding sequence GTGGCCGTTAAAATTCGTCTGAAGCGTTTCGGCAAGATTCGCGCCCCTTACTACCGTATCGTCGTCATGGATGCGCGCTCCAAGCGCGATGGCCGTGCGATTGAAGAAATCGGCAAGTACCACCCGACCGAAGAGCCTTCGTTCATCGAGGTCAAGTCCGACCGCGCGCAGTACTGGCTCTCCGTCGGCGCCCAGCCGACCGAGCAGGTTGCCGCGATCTTGAAGATCACCGGTGACTGGCAGAAGTTCAAGGGCATCGAAGGCCAGGAAGGCACCTTGCGCGTCAAGGAAGCCAAGCCGGCATTCGTTGTTCCGGAGAAGGGTTCGGTCATCCTGCCCGAGGCCATCACCAAGAAGGCCGAGAAGCCGGCTGCCGGGGCCGAGGTCGAGGCAGAAGCAACCGAGGCCGAGTAG
- a CDS encoding amidohydrolase yields the protein MSIDVESLYRDLHANPELSFQEHRTAGIVSGHLRELGLEVQEGIGGTGVVGVLANGPGPTVMLRADMDGLPVLEATGLEYASTATGIGPDGRLVPVMHACGHDVHVTCLLGAVERLAGERGSWSGTLLALFQPAEEAGGGAQAMVDAGLFDMVPAPDVVLGQHVAPFPAGWIGLRPGVAMASADSLNITLHGSGGHGSRPETTVDPVLLAAATTMRLQGIVSRELAASDQAVLTVGQIHAGTKNNIIAAQATLGLSVRTFDESVRAKMLGSIERVVRGEAMASGSPREPVIALEEHFPLTVNDLDASARVTAALVERLGAGKVIDPGAVAGSEDVGVLATAAGVPLVYWLLGGEDPGLIKDFAATGRMPEGVPSNHSPHFAPRIQPTLNVGIDALVAAARAWLAR from the coding sequence ATGAGCATCGACGTCGAGAGCCTGTACCGCGACCTGCACGCCAACCCCGAACTTTCTTTCCAGGAACACCGCACGGCCGGAATTGTTTCCGGGCACCTGCGTGAACTTGGACTGGAAGTCCAGGAAGGCATTGGAGGCACCGGGGTGGTCGGGGTCCTGGCAAACGGGCCAGGGCCGACGGTCATGCTGCGCGCGGACATGGACGGCTTGCCGGTTCTGGAGGCGACCGGCCTGGAATATGCCAGCACCGCCACGGGCATCGGCCCAGACGGACGCCTGGTACCCGTCATGCATGCCTGCGGCCACGACGTGCACGTCACCTGCCTGCTGGGAGCCGTGGAAAGACTTGCGGGCGAGCGCGGCTCGTGGTCCGGGACGCTGCTGGCACTCTTCCAGCCGGCCGAGGAAGCAGGCGGCGGGGCCCAAGCGATGGTTGACGCCGGGCTCTTCGATATGGTGCCGGCACCGGACGTGGTGCTCGGACAACACGTTGCGCCGTTCCCCGCGGGATGGATCGGACTGCGCCCCGGCGTTGCCATGGCCTCGGCCGATTCGCTGAATATCACCCTGCATGGGTCCGGCGGGCACGGTTCGCGGCCCGAAACCACCGTGGACCCGGTGCTTTTGGCGGCAGCCACCACCATGCGCCTGCAGGGCATCGTCTCGCGGGAACTTGCCGCCAGCGATCAGGCGGTGCTCACCGTCGGGCAGATCCATGCGGGCACCAAGAACAACATCATCGCCGCGCAGGCCACCCTGGGCCTGAGCGTGCGGACCTTTGACGAGAGCGTGCGCGCCAAGATGCTCGGTTCCATCGAACGGGTCGTGCGCGGGGAGGCCATGGCCTCGGGGTCGCCCAGGGAACCGGTGATCGCGCTGGAGGAACATTTCCCGCTGACCGTCAACGACCTGGATGCATCGGCGCGGGTGACCGCGGCGCTCGTCGAGCGACTCGGTGCGGGGAAGGTCATTGACCCGGGTGCGGTGGCAGGCAGCGAGGATGTCGGTGTTCTCGCCACGGCAGCGGGGGTGCCGCTGGTGTACTGGCTGCTGGGTGGGGAGGACCCTGGCCTGATCAAGGATTTTGCCGCCACCGGAAGGATGCCGGAGGGCGTTCCGTCGAACCATTCACCGCATTTTGCCCCGCGGATCCAGCCGACCCTGAACGTGGGCATCGACGCCTTGGTCGCCGCGGCCCGGGCCTGGCTTGCCCGATGA
- a CDS encoding potassium transporter TrkG: MLIQLGGLGIMSFASLLGVLMARRLGLKSRIQTAAETQSTGFGDVRSVLLGLMRITVATKLVVALALTLRFAAGPGNPWGHCLWLGAFHAVSAFNDAGFALFSEGRCTGP, encoded by the coding sequence GTGCTGATCCAGCTCGGCGGCCTTGGCATCATGTCCTTCGCTTCGCTGCTCGGGGTGTTGATGGCCAGGAGATTGGGGCTCAAGTCCCGCATCCAGACTGCGGCGGAAACCCAGAGCACGGGCTTCGGCGACGTGCGCTCGGTGCTGCTGGGCCTCATGCGCATCACCGTGGCAACCAAACTTGTCGTGGCCCTGGCACTCACCCTGCGTTTCGCTGCGGGGCCGGGCAACCCCTGGGGCCACTGCCTGTGGCTGGGCGCCTTCCACGCCGTTTCCGCGTTCAACGATGCCGGGTTCGCACTCTTCAGCGAAGGTCGCTGCACTGGACCATGA
- a CDS encoding potassium transporter TrkG, whose amino-acid sequence MNTKLVVYCSVALLAAGTAFICALEWANPKTLGALSTVDTLLAGFFQSVMTRTAGFNSLDFGQMVPATWLGVDVLMFIGGGPGAPRAG is encoded by the coding sequence ATGAACACCAAGCTGGTGGTCTACTGTTCGGTGGCCCTGCTGGCCGCCGGCACCGCGTTCATCTGCGCCCTGGAATGGGCAAACCCCAAGACCCTGGGCGCGCTGTCCACGGTGGACACGCTGCTGGCCGGATTCTTCCAGTCGGTCATGACCCGCACCGCCGGATTCAACTCGCTGGACTTCGGCCAGATGGTCCCGGCGACTTGGCTGGGCGTCGACGTCCTGATGTTCATTGGCGGCGGCCCGGGGGCACCGCGGGCGGGCTGA
- a CDS encoding hemolysin family protein encodes MHELIMIGIGLLLTVGTGLFVASEFALVNLDRHELEARAERGEKRLGTTIKALKITSTHLSSAQLGITLTTLLTGYTFEPAISSLLRGPLLGAGVPAAVVPGVGAVIGIFLATVFSMIIGELVPKNFALALPLATAKVVVPFQAAFTAVFKPVILMFNNTANSIIRSFGIEPKEELSGARTAEELSSLVRRSALEGLLDTDHATLLHRTLRFSEHTAADVMTPRVRMSAVEATASAQDIVETATLTGFSRFPVIGRDRDEILGVVHLKQAFAIPLEARGTVAATELMVAPLMVPESMGVDSLLGRLRTHGLQVAIVSDEHGGTAGIVTLEDLVEELVGELEDEHDRARVGVLTTGRSVTFDASLRPDELLDRTGITVPDGEDYDTVAGFVADELDRIPEPGDEVHLHGGTLRVERVVGTHVQRLKFTPDLTSQDRNADDSTQEQTR; translated from the coding sequence ATGCATGAGTTGATCATGATCGGCATCGGCCTGCTCCTGACCGTTGGCACCGGCTTGTTCGTTGCCTCCGAATTCGCCTTGGTCAACCTTGACCGCCACGAACTCGAGGCCCGCGCCGAGCGCGGCGAAAAACGGCTGGGCACCACCATCAAGGCCCTGAAGATCACCTCCACCCATCTCTCCAGCGCACAGCTGGGAATCACCCTCACCACCCTGCTGACCGGCTACACCTTCGAGCCAGCCATCAGCTCGCTGCTGCGCGGCCCGCTGCTGGGCGCTGGCGTCCCGGCGGCCGTCGTCCCCGGCGTCGGCGCAGTGATCGGCATCTTCCTGGCCACCGTGTTCTCGATGATCATCGGCGAACTGGTGCCCAAGAACTTCGCCCTCGCGCTGCCGCTGGCCACCGCCAAGGTGGTGGTGCCTTTCCAGGCGGCCTTTACCGCGGTGTTCAAACCGGTGATCCTGATGTTCAACAACACCGCCAACTCCATCATCCGCTCCTTCGGCATCGAGCCCAAGGAGGAGCTCTCCGGGGCGCGGACCGCCGAGGAGCTTAGCTCCCTGGTCCGCCGCTCCGCGCTGGAGGGCCTGCTGGACACCGACCACGCGACGCTGCTGCACCGCACGCTGCGCTTCTCCGAGCACACCGCGGCCGACGTGATGACTCCGCGCGTGCGCATGAGCGCCGTCGAGGCGACGGCCAGCGCGCAGGACATCGTCGAGACCGCCACGCTCACCGGGTTCTCCCGCTTCCCCGTCATCGGGCGGGACCGCGACGAGATCCTCGGCGTTGTACACCTCAAGCAGGCGTTCGCGATCCCGCTGGAAGCCCGCGGAACCGTGGCCGCCACCGAGCTGATGGTCGCCCCGCTGATGGTGCCCGAGTCCATGGGCGTCGACTCGCTGCTGGGGCGCCTGCGCACCCACGGCCTGCAGGTCGCCATCGTCTCGGACGAGCACGGCGGCACCGCCGGCATCGTGACGCTCGAGGACCTCGTGGAGGAACTCGTCGGCGAACTCGAGGACGAGCACGACCGCGCCCGGGTCGGCGTGCTGACGACCGGGCGCTCGGTCACCTTCGATGCCTCGCTGCGCCCCGACGAGCTGTTGGACCGCACCGGCATCACGGTGCCCGACGGCGAGGACTACGACACCGTCGCCGGCTTCGTCGCCGACGAGCTGGACAGGATCCCGGAGCCCGGGGACGAGGTCCACCTGCACGGCGGAACGCTGCGGGTCGAGCGCGTCGTGGGCACCCACGTCCAGCGCCTGAAGTTCACCCCCGACCTGACATCCCAGGACCGCAACGCCGACGATTCGACCCAGGAGCAGACCCGATGA
- a CDS encoding hemolysin family protein: MSEYLPGIIWLVVLLVINAFFVGAEFAVISARRSQIEPMAEAGSKAAKTTLWAMEHATLMLATSQLGITVCSLVILNVSEPAIHHLLEIPLGLTTLSAEAIGIIAFIAALLLVTFLHVVLGEMVPKNISFSVPTRAALLLAPPLVLVARIFKPVIWTLNGIANAVLRLFKVEPKDEAASAFTLDEVAGIVAQSTRDGVLSDASGTLGKAFEFTAKKVSDVEVPVGEMVFLPQGSSPADIQSTVAEHGYSRYILVNPDGEPTGYLHLKDVMDLTTPEAFASAVPAKRIRALASVYGASELEDALAAMRRTGSHVARVFDAEGATTGVLFLEDIIEELVGEVQDATSA, from the coding sequence ATGAGCGAGTACCTACCCGGAATCATCTGGCTCGTCGTCCTGCTGGTCATCAACGCCTTCTTCGTCGGCGCCGAATTCGCCGTGATCTCCGCCCGCCGCTCGCAAATCGAGCCGATGGCGGAGGCCGGCTCCAAGGCGGCCAAGACCACGCTGTGGGCCATGGAGCACGCGACGCTGATGCTGGCCACCAGCCAGCTGGGCATCACCGTGTGTTCGCTGGTCATCCTGAACGTCTCCGAACCGGCGATCCACCACCTGCTGGAAATCCCGCTGGGACTGACCACGCTCTCGGCGGAGGCCATCGGCATCATCGCCTTCATCGCGGCGCTGCTGCTGGTCACCTTCCTGCACGTGGTCCTCGGCGAGATGGTCCCGAAGAACATCTCTTTCTCGGTGCCCACGCGCGCGGCCCTGCTGCTGGCTCCCCCGCTGGTGCTCGTGGCCCGGATCTTCAAGCCGGTGATCTGGACACTGAACGGGATCGCAAACGCCGTGCTGCGGCTGTTCAAGGTCGAGCCCAAGGACGAGGCCGCCAGCGCCTTCACCCTGGACGAGGTGGCGGGCATCGTCGCACAGTCGACCCGCGACGGGGTGCTCTCAGATGCCAGCGGCACGCTGGGCAAGGCCTTCGAGTTCACCGCCAAGAAGGTCTCCGACGTCGAGGTGCCGGTCGGCGAAATGGTGTTCCTGCCGCAGGGTTCCTCCCCGGCCGACATCCAGTCCACCGTGGCCGAGCACGGCTATTCCCGCTACATCCTGGTGAACCCGGACGGCGAACCCACGGGCTACCTTCACCTCAAGGACGTCATGGACCTCACCACGCCGGAGGCCTTCGCCTCCGCGGTCCCGGCCAAGCGGATTCGGGCCCTGGCCTCGGTCTATGGCGCGAGCGAGCTGGAGGACGCGCTGGCTGCCATGCGCCGCACCGGGTCCCACGTGGCCCGCGTATTTGACGCCGAGGGCGCCACCACCGGGGTGCTCTTCCTGGAGGACATCATCGAGGAACTGGTCGGCGAGGTGCAGGACGCCACCAGCGCCTAG
- the pstS gene encoding phosphate ABC transporter substrate-binding protein PstS produces MVTGPRFNAPSIRRVATGLGLGLLLTGCGADYPLGEAQRQAAENNSSNLSGTVTGGGSSAQNSAMNAWIGGFATMHPKVQVQYASVGSGAGRAGLLAGATNFAGSDAYLKESEVARSQETCGPEGAINIPTYISPISVAFNLPGVKELNFDAATIAKIFGGKITSWQDPAITALNPGVAIPDVPLTAVARSDDSGTTENFTDYLHAAAPENWEHDPSGSWPGGLGSEQAQGNSGVVTTVARTEGAVTYADDSLVDKTLGKGKLKVGDSFVAVSGESAAIAVTASHRVPGRGANDIALELDRSTTKAGAYPLVLVSYFIVCSGYTDPNTVELVKAFGHYVVSDEGQKVAADSAKSAPMPKELAKDAARAIDSITQRP; encoded by the coding sequence ATGGTCACCGGGCCCCGCTTCAATGCCCCGTCGATTCGACGTGTGGCGACGGGGCTTGGCCTCGGCCTGCTGCTCACCGGCTGCGGTGCCGACTACCCCTTGGGCGAGGCGCAACGCCAGGCGGCGGAGAACAACTCCTCCAACCTCTCCGGGACCGTCACGGGCGGCGGATCCAGTGCCCAGAACTCCGCCATGAACGCGTGGATTGGCGGATTCGCCACGATGCACCCCAAGGTGCAGGTGCAATACGCTTCCGTGGGTTCAGGCGCGGGACGCGCGGGACTGCTGGCCGGCGCCACCAACTTCGCCGGCTCCGACGCCTACCTCAAGGAATCGGAAGTCGCCCGCTCCCAGGAGACCTGCGGACCGGAGGGGGCCATCAACATCCCCACCTACATCTCGCCGATTTCCGTGGCCTTCAACCTGCCGGGGGTCAAGGAACTGAACTTCGATGCGGCAACCATTGCCAAGATCTTCGGTGGCAAGATCACCTCGTGGCAGGACCCCGCCATCACGGCGCTGAATCCGGGCGTGGCCATCCCCGATGTCCCCCTGACCGCTGTCGCCCGCTCGGACGACTCGGGCACCACCGAGAACTTCACCGACTACCTGCATGCCGCCGCGCCCGAAAACTGGGAGCACGATCCTTCGGGCTCCTGGCCCGGCGGGCTGGGGAGTGAGCAGGCCCAGGGAAACTCCGGGGTCGTCACCACGGTGGCCCGCACCGAGGGAGCGGTGACCTACGCCGATGATTCGCTCGTTGACAAAACGCTTGGCAAGGGAAAGCTGAAGGTGGGCGATTCCTTCGTAGCCGTCAGCGGCGAGTCGGCGGCCATCGCCGTCACCGCCTCGCACCGGGTCCCCGGCCGCGGCGCCAACGACATTGCCCTGGAACTTGACCGCAGCACCACCAAGGCCGGCGCCTACCCGTTGGTTCTGGTCTCCTATTTCATCGTGTGCAGCGGCTACACCGATCCGAACACGGTGGAACTGGTCAAGGCCTTCGGCCACTATGTTGTCAGCGACGAGGGGCAGAAGGTCGCGGCCGACTCGGCCAAGAGCGCGCCGATGCCCAAGGAACTTGCCAAGGATGCCGCAAGGGCGATCGATTCGATCACGCAGCGTCCCTAG
- a CDS encoding FAD-dependent oxidoreductase has translation MKQTHPVVIIGAGPIGLAAAAHLLERNQEVRVLEAGTGPGAAMQAWGHIRLFSTWRYNIDAAARRLLETPGDGYAGDWEAPRETKLPTGAQMIGDYLRPLAEHPGMAPHISYGHRVLLVTRVQADGRSADKTRSAGRDDALFLVRTATARGIEDIMARAVIDASGTWGNPNPVGRSGIEAIGEAAARASGSITAPLPDPLGSDLGHFAGKRILVLGAGHSAANTLISLGRLRQKHPETTVLWGLRGPANPVKLYGGGAADQLPARGQLGTSLRRFVENGDITILENLAVTSLEQADGLSVNLADGRSLVVDLVVPATGFRPNLAMLSELRLDLEAIVEAPRALGPLIDPEFHSCGTVSAHGERVLAHPEPGFYIVGMKSYGRAPTFLMATGYEQVRSIAAALAGDRAAADNVALQLPETGVCSTDLGGSCDTPVPAEAAAGCGTPETESGSCCDTPEPLALGFATGTRHGHAELVGTREE, from the coding sequence ATGAAGCAGACCCACCCAGTCGTCATCATTGGTGCCGGACCGATCGGCCTTGCCGCCGCCGCGCACCTTCTCGAACGCAACCAGGAGGTGCGCGTCCTGGAGGCCGGAACCGGCCCGGGTGCTGCGATGCAGGCTTGGGGACACATCAGGCTCTTCTCCACCTGGCGCTACAACATCGATGCAGCCGCGCGCCGGTTGCTGGAAACCCCCGGCGACGGCTACGCCGGGGATTGGGAAGCCCCGCGTGAAACCAAGCTCCCCACCGGCGCACAGATGATCGGCGACTACCTCCGGCCCCTGGCCGAACACCCCGGCATGGCCCCGCATATCAGCTACGGGCACCGCGTCCTGCTTGTCACCCGCGTCCAGGCCGACGGCAGGAGCGCGGACAAGACCCGCTCGGCCGGTCGCGACGATGCGCTCTTCTTGGTGCGCACTGCCACCGCCCGGGGCATCGAGGACATCATGGCCCGGGCGGTCATCGATGCGTCGGGAACCTGGGGGAACCCCAACCCGGTGGGACGCTCCGGCATCGAGGCCATCGGGGAGGCAGCGGCCAGGGCCAGCGGCAGCATCACCGCGCCGTTGCCGGACCCGTTGGGATCGGACCTGGGGCACTTCGCCGGCAAGCGGATCCTGGTGCTTGGTGCCGGGCACTCCGCGGCCAACACCCTCATCAGCCTCGGGCGCCTGCGCCAGAAGCACCCGGAAACCACCGTGCTGTGGGGCTTGCGCGGGCCGGCCAACCCCGTCAAGCTCTACGGCGGCGGCGCGGCCGACCAGCTGCCCGCCCGCGGCCAGCTGGGCACTTCGCTGCGCCGCTTTGTGGAAAACGGCGACATCACCATCCTGGAAAACCTCGCCGTCACCTCCCTGGAACAGGCAGACGGGTTGAGCGTGAACCTCGCCGATGGCCGTAGCCTGGTGGTCGACTTGGTCGTGCCGGCCACCGGCTTCCGCCCGAACCTGGCCATGCTCTCGGAGCTGCGGCTCGACCTGGAGGCGATCGTGGAGGCCCCGCGCGCGCTGGGCCCGCTCATCGACCCCGAGTTCCACAGCTGCGGGACCGTCTCCGCCCACGGTGAGCGCGTCCTGGCCCACCCCGAACCAGGCTTCTACATCGTTGGCATGAAAAGCTACGGCCGGGCCCCGACCTTCCTGATGGCCACCGGCTATGAGCAGGTCCGCTCCATCGCCGCCGCCCTGGCCGGGGACCGGGCGGCCGCCGACAACGTCGCGCTGCAACTGCCCGAAACCGGCGTGTGCTCCACCGACCTTGGCGGGTCCTGCGACACACCGGTTCCCGCCGAAGCCGCGGCCGGCTGCGGCACACCGGAAACGGAATCCGGGTCCTGCTGTGACACCCCCGAGCCGCTGGCCCTAGGATTCGCCACCGGAACGCGGCACGGACACGCCGAACTGGTCGGTACCCGGGAGGAATAG
- a CDS encoding ArsR/SmtB family transcription factor: MSTLADPQYREHGPAADGVARAACCVSAPGQETLEATEAEALAGRFKALADPNRLRILSIVSSSPGAETCVCDLSEPLGLSQPTVSHHLKIMVEAGLLHREKRGVWAYFSLVPGALDSLAATLKPKA; encoded by the coding sequence ATGTCCACCTTGGCCGACCCCCAATACCGCGAGCATGGCCCCGCGGCCGACGGCGTCGCGCGGGCTGCATGCTGCGTTTCCGCCCCGGGACAGGAGACCCTCGAGGCGACCGAGGCCGAGGCCCTGGCCGGGCGCTTCAAGGCGCTCGCCGACCCCAACCGCCTGCGCATCCTCTCCATCGTTTCCTCGTCCCCCGGGGCCGAGACCTGCGTCTGCGACCTGTCCGAGCCCCTGGGCCTGAGCCAGCCGACAGTCTCCCACCACCTGAAGATCATGGTCGAGGCCGGCCTGCTGCACCGCGAAAAGCGGGGGGTCTGGGCCTACTTTTCACTGGTTCCCGGCGCGCTGGATTCCCTGGCCGCAACCCTGAAACCGAAGGCATGA
- a CDS encoding low molecular weight phosphatase family protein: MEENPRAPRKPSVLFVCVKNGGKSQMAAGLMKHEAGNDVDVSSAGTKPGAAINGLSAEVLQDLGIDISAERPKALTEENMRAAGLVVVLGAEAKVPVLDGVRVETWETQEPSARGIEGRERMELVRDDIHARVRDLAARLLGTENS, translated from the coding sequence ATGGAAGAGAATCCACGCGCACCGCGCAAGCCCTCCGTCCTGTTCGTCTGCGTCAAGAACGGCGGCAAGTCCCAGATGGCCGCCGGGCTCATGAAGCACGAGGCGGGCAACGACGTGGACGTCAGCTCCGCGGGAACCAAGCCCGGGGCCGCGATCAACGGTCTTTCCGCCGAGGTCCTCCAGGACCTGGGCATCGACATCAGCGCGGAGCGGCCCAAGGCGCTGACCGAGGAGAACATGCGGGCAGCCGGTTTGGTGGTGGTCCTGGGTGCCGAGGCCAAGGTCCCGGTACTCGACGGGGTCAGGGTGGAAACCTGGGAAACCCAAGAACCAAGCGCCCGCGGCATCGAGGGCAGGGAGCGCATGGAACTGGTGCGCGATGACATCCATGCCCGGGTCAGGGACCTCGCGGCCCGGCTGCTGGGCACCGAGAACAGCTAA
- a CDS encoding TetR/AcrR family transcriptional regulator: MKSKEIREKSTARTPLNRERVLTCAVSIADRDGMGALTMRSLATALEVKPMSLYYYVANKGEILDALVDMVYAEIDVPTVGGEWSNEMRRRAGSVREALGRHPWAIGLLESRTAPGPATLRHHDATLGVLRAAGFSVKSAAHAYALLDSYTYGFAMQEAALPFTGPDTAASVTDPIVQMFASGEYPHLMEIATEHVLQPGYDFGDEFGIGLELILESLSRWIDEG; the protein is encoded by the coding sequence ATGAAGTCCAAGGAAATCCGGGAAAAATCGACCGCCCGCACCCCGCTCAATCGGGAACGTGTTCTCACCTGCGCCGTTTCGATTGCCGACCGGGACGGCATGGGGGCCCTGACCATGCGGTCGCTGGCAACGGCCTTGGAGGTGAAGCCCATGTCCCTCTACTACTACGTGGCCAACAAGGGGGAGATCCTGGATGCGCTCGTCGACATGGTCTATGCGGAAATCGATGTCCCGACGGTAGGCGGGGAGTGGAGCAACGAGATGCGCCGCCGCGCGGGCTCGGTGCGTGAAGCGCTGGGGCGCCATCCATGGGCCATCGGGTTACTGGAGTCGCGCACCGCCCCCGGCCCGGCGACGCTTCGCCACCACGATGCGACCCTCGGCGTCCTGCGCGCCGCTGGGTTCTCCGTCAAGTCCGCTGCCCACGCCTATGCGTTGTTGGACAGCTACACCTACGGCTTCGCCATGCAGGAAGCCGCGTTGCCGTTTACCGGGCCCGACACGGCCGCGAGCGTCACCGATCCCATCGTGCAGATGTTCGCCTCGGGCGAGTACCCGCACCTCATGGAAATCGCGACGGAACACGTGCTGCAGCCGGGATATGACTTCGGCGACGAGTTTGGGATCGGCCTGGAGCTGATTCTCGAATCCCTGTCACGCTGGATCGACGAGGGCTAG